A section of the Acidimicrobiales bacterium genome encodes:
- a CDS encoding NAD(P)H-hydrate dehydratase has protein sequence MQPVVTVEEMRAIDAAAQRDTPVETLIERAGAVAAHAALDLLGGAYGRRVVVVAGKGHNGDDGRVAARHLAARGARVTVIDVASAPPSLPEADLVVDAAFGTGFRGEYDAPRTDAPVLALDIPSGVDGDTGQAGSGAVRATATVTFAAWKPGLLLGDGPERAGRVRVADIGLDCSCARAGLVGSDDLAARVPRRTREWHKWKTAVGVVAGAPGMMGAATFCTRGALRAGAGMVRLAVPGAGPADLPAAEAVATGLPAEGWAAGAAEWVQRCGAVVVGPGLGRAAGTAEAVRRLVADAPVPVLVDADGLHALGRDAGAVLRTRSAPTVLTPHAGEFEVLTGAAPGPDRLAVTRSLAADTGAVVLLKGSTTVVAGPDGRVLLSAAGGPGLATAGTGDVLSGVIAAFLASGLDPLWGAALGAHTHGVAGSRGLPHGLVAGDLPELVAAVLSELVTGDGPEGGP, from the coding sequence GTGCAGCCCGTGGTGACCGTCGAGGAGATGCGCGCCATCGACGCCGCCGCCCAGCGCGACACTCCGGTCGAGACGCTGATCGAGCGGGCCGGGGCCGTCGCCGCCCACGCCGCCCTGGATCTGCTCGGCGGCGCCTACGGGCGGCGGGTCGTCGTGGTGGCGGGCAAGGGGCACAACGGGGACGACGGCCGGGTGGCGGCCCGGCACCTGGCGGCTCGGGGGGCGAGGGTGACGGTGATCGACGTGGCCTCGGCGCCGCCCTCCCTGCCCGAGGCCGACCTCGTAGTCGACGCCGCCTTCGGCACCGGCTTCCGGGGGGAGTACGACGCCCCCCGCACCGACGCACCCGTGCTGGCCCTCGACATCCCGTCCGGTGTAGACGGGGACACGGGCCAGGCCGGGTCGGGAGCCGTGCGCGCCACCGCCACCGTGACCTTCGCGGCCTGGAAGCCGGGCCTGCTCCTTGGGGACGGGCCCGAACGCGCCGGTCGGGTCCGGGTGGCCGACATCGGCCTCGACTGTTCCTGCGCTCGCGCCGGCCTGGTCGGGTCCGACGACCTGGCGGCCCGCGTGCCCCGGCGGACGCGCGAGTGGCACAAGTGGAAGACCGCAGTCGGGGTGGTGGCGGGAGCGCCGGGGATGATGGGCGCCGCCACCTTCTGCACCCGGGGCGCGCTGCGCGCCGGCGCCGGCATGGTCCGCCTGGCCGTTCCCGGCGCCGGCCCCGCCGACCTTCCCGCCGCCGAGGCGGTGGCCACCGGGCTCCCCGCCGAGGGCTGGGCCGCCGGCGCGGCGGAATGGGTGCAGCGGTGCGGGGCGGTAGTCGTCGGTCCCGGCCTGGGCCGGGCGGCGGGCACGGCCGAGGCGGTGCGGCGTCTGGTGGCGGACGCCCCCGTCCCGGTCCTGGTCGACGCCGACGGTCTGCACGCCCTGGGCCGCGACGCCGGCGCCGTGCTGCGCACGCGGTCGGCCCCGACCGTCCTCACCCCGCACGCCGGGGAGTTCGAGGTCCTGACCGGCGCGGCCCCGGGCCCGGACCGGCTGGCCGTCACCCGCAGCCTGGCGGCGGACACGGGCGCGGTCGTGCTCCTCAAGGGGTCCACGACCGTGGTCGCCGGGCCCGACGGCCGGGTCCTCCTGTCCGCCGCGGGCGGGCCCGGGCTGGCCACCGCCGGCACGGGGGACGTCCTGTCGGGGGTGATCGCCGCCTTCCTGGCTTCCGGGCTCGACCCGCTCTGGGGCGCCGCTCTCGGGGCCCACACCCACGGGGTGGCCGGCTCGCGGGGCCTCCCGCACGGCCTGGTGGCGGGGGACCTGCCGGAGCTGGTGGCCGCCGTCCTGTCCGAGCTGGTGACCGGGGACGGGCCGGAGGGGGGGCCGTGA